CGAGTTCGTCCGGCAGCATCGTGGATCCGGACTCCTCGATCACCTTCTGCTTGTCGCGCTGGACGCTGCAATCGCGCAAGCCCAGGACCTGGGTGTCGCCGTACCGGTCGCGGAGGATCTGCACCTCGATGTGGCGCAGCGAGGTGACGTAGCGTTCGAGGTAGACGTCGCCGTTGCCGAACGCCGCACGCGCCTCCACCGAGACACGATGGAAGGCTTCATGGAAGTCGTCGGGACGCTCCACCACCTCGATGCCTTTGCCGCCCCCGCCATGCACGGCCTTGATGAGCACGGGATAGCCGATCTCCGCTGCGGACTCCGCAGCGAGGTCGCCGTCGGTGAGGATGCCGTGGCTGCCCGGCACCACGGGCACGTCGTGCGCCAGCGCGGTGGTAATGGCGTTCGACTTGTTGCCCATGGTCTCCATGCTGGAGACCGGCGGGCCCACGAAGTTGACCCCGCGGCTGCGTACCAGTTCGGCGAACTGCGCGTTCTCCGACAGGAAGCCGATCCCGGGATGGAGCGCGTCGACGTTTTCGAGTTCCGCGATGCGGACCACCGAGGCGGCATTCAGGTAGCTCTCGTCCGGCGTATTGCCGCCGATGCCGACCAGGCTGTCCGCATCGCTGAGCATGTCGGCAGGTACCGACTCCATGTCCGGGTCGGACTGGACGAGGACCACCGAGACGCCGTGACGCTGGGCGACGCGCACCAGCTTGGTCGCCGTGCAACCGCGGGCGTGAACG
This region of Flavobacteriales bacterium genomic DNA includes:
- a CDS encoding ATP-grasp domain-containing protein, giving the protein VNRVMEGTHDVGPQAEAPRKTVSESELFRPVKKMLVHARGCTATKLVRVAQRHGVSVVLVQSDPDMESVPADMLSDADSLVGIGGNTPDESYLNAASVVRIAELENVDALHPGIGFLSENAQFAELVRSRGVNFVGPPVSSMETMGNKSNAITTALAHDVPVVPGSHGILTDGDLAAESAAEIGYPVLIKAVHGGGGKGIEVVERPDDFHEAFHRVSVEARAAFGNGDVYLERYVTSLRHIEVQILRDRYGDTQVLGLRDCSVQRDKQKVIEESGSTMLPDEL